In Nostoc sphaeroides, the genomic window CGGCCCATTAAAACAGACAATAGGATTTAGAAAATCTTCCTAAATGAATATATTTAGGTTTGTTTCAGAATATGTGGATATGTAAAATTGGTAAAAATTAAATCTGTTACTTATCAACAACTAGTGTTTAAAAATACAGTTTTTCAATTATGGTTGTATTTATAAAACTAGTAACATTAGATTAAATAAGCCTTTGAGAATGGAGAGAAAATTTATGTTGATGTAGATAAGTGACAAAAATTACAAATAATTTTTGGTAATATGCTGAATACAAGTATAAATTAAATCAAATAATTACGTATAGATAATTTATGCTTTGGCTTATGAGTAAAATGATGAAAGACTAACATCTGAAATTGTAATTCGCCCGATTCTTCACTAAAAAGTGTGATGTGAATAGCCGATGAGTTCTCCCCAACCCCCTCACAAGCCACAAACGTTACTAGGTCAACTGACTCAAGCGGTACATACTATTCAAGCTAGAGTCGATTTTTCTAAATTGGCGCTCAAGCCTAATGCCAAAGTACCGGAACTCTGGGTGCAGGATGCGGGGGCGGATAAAGCAGAGGTATATCCACTGTTGGGCGATCGCTATATTCTAGGTCGTAGCTCCAAATCCAGCGATATCGTCATCCGTAACCCTGTTGTCAGCCAAATTCACCTGTCGCTATCGCGGAATTCTACTCAACGCACACCAGTTTTCGTTATCAAAGACGAAAATTCTACCAATGGCATTTATCGGGGCAAGCGTCGTGTCAATTCCCTAGAACTGCGTCACGGCGATATTCTGACTCTGGGCCCGCCAGAACTTGCCGCTTCTGTGCGGTTGCAATACGTCGATCCACCAGCCTGGTATGTGAAAGCTGCAAGTTGGACAGCTTATGGCGTTGGTGGTACTAGTGCCCTGTTAGCGTTAGTAATTGGCGTTGAATGGCTGAAATTTCAAGTTAAACCCCTACCTACAGCTACACGCGCCCCAGTAGTTGTTTACGCCCGTGATGGAGCCACTCCCCTGAGAGAGCCTCGGACTACCTCTCATGTAGACATGAAGCGATTAGAAGAATTTGGCCCTTATTTGCCTGCTGCGGTGGTGGCTTCAGAGGATAGCCGTTATTACTGGCACTTTGGGGTTGATCCTGTAGGAATTTTACGAGCCGTATTGATCAATAGCCGTAGTGGAGATGTGCAACAAGGAGCCAGCACTGTTACCCAGCAAGTTGCCCGCAGTTTGTTCCGTGAGTATGTAGGCAGACAAGATACCCTTGGACGTAAATTGCGGGAGGCAGTTGTCGCCCTGAAGCTCGAAACCTTTTACAGCAAAGATGAAATTTTGCTGATGTACTTAAATCGAGTTTTTTTAGGGGGAGATACCTCTGGCTTTGAGGATGCATCCCGGTATTATTTTGAGAAGCCTGCTAAAGAATTAACTTTGGCAGAAGCAGCAACCTTGGTAGGGATTTTACCTGCTCCCAACGCTTTCGATTTTTGTGGGGATGGGCCAAATAAGCTAGAAGCAGCCGAATACCGGAATCGGGTGATTAAGCGGTTGCTGGAGATGGGCAAAATTAAACCTGAGGATGCGAACCGAGCTAGACGCTCTACTGTCCAAATTAGTCCTAAAGTGTGTGAACAGCAAGCTAAGACCATCGCTCCTTATTTTTACAGTTATGTCTTCTCCGAACTTGAATCAATTTTGGGGGAGGGAGCCGCAAGAGAAGGAAATTATATCATTGAAACCAAGCTTGATCCAGCGATACAGAGCCAAGCAGAAGCAGCGTTAAATAATTCAGTGAACAACGCCGGTAGAAATTTTAATTTTTCTCAAGGGGCGGTAGTCACTCTTGACTCTAGTACAGGCAGTATCCTGGCAATGGTGGGCGGGACTGATTACAGAAAAAGTCAGTTCAATCGCGCTGTTCAAGCCAAAAGACAACCAGGTTCTACCTTCAAAATTTTTGCTTACACTGCTGCTATTCAACAGGGAATTCCAGAATCAAAAAGTTATTCTTGCGCCGCTTTACCTTGGCAAGGCTTTACCTATAAACCCTGTCGTGCTGGTGCTGGCGCTACTTTAGATATTGCCACGGGGCTTGCTCTTTCAGAAAATCCCATCGCCCTACGAGTTGCCAGAGAAATCGGGCTGAATAAAGTCGTGGCAATGGCCCAGAATTTGGGTATCAAGTCAACCCTTGATCCAGTTCCTGGCTTGGTATTAGGTCAAAGTGTAGTCAATGTTTTGGAAATGACTGGTGCTTTTGGCGCTATTAGTAATGGTGGTGTACGGAATCCTCCCCATGCAATTAACCGAATTTTAGACAGTGGTGATTGCGGCGATCGCAATGATATCAAAACCTGTCGTGTAATCTACTCCTTCGACCAAGATCCAGATGCTAACAGACGAGTTCTCTCAAATGGTGTAGCCGATGAGATGACTAGTTTGATGCGTGGTGTAGTTACCAGAGGTACTGGGCGTAGTGCTGCCATTGGGCTAGGAGAAGCTGGGAAAACAGGCACGACGGATAAAAACGTTGACTTATGGTTCATCGGCTTTATCCCCAGTCGGCGGCTTGTAACTGGTGTCTGGCTGGGAAACGACGATAATTCCCCGACATCTGGTAGCAGCGCTCAAGCCGCTCAGTTGTGGGGAAATTATATGCGGAGAATTACAAGGTAAAAAATGGGCATTGGGGATGGTAACTATTGATCAATAAATGATCAATGGACTTTTGTGAAAAGCTAGCTAGATTAGCTATAGAAGCAGCAGAGCAAAATGTTAGCTTAAATCGCTATGTAAGCCTTAAACTTGCGTGTTAAAGTTTTCTGCTATAGCCCACTTCCAAATCTGACCAACCGTTACACGCTCTAGAATCCCCTACAAAGCCTCTTAATCCCTTAGATGTAGCGACCTGCAATTATAAATCACCCAACCTGCAATCATCCTGGCTCAGTTGCAGTTAATCCTGGCTGAAGCACAATTATAGTTGCATTTAATCCTGGTTTGAAAATACCTTCATTGCAGGTTTGAGCAGATACTGAGAGCCGTTTCATAATTTGTCAGCGCTGATCTAGGGGTATGAGTAGCATTCACGCAGAAAACTGGGTTAAGAGATATTACATAAGCAATACAAGCATTTTTAGAAGCTGAAACCCTTATTTTATTGTTGAGCAGTGACTCGACGATCAGCAGAGCGTCAATGAACTTGGTTATCAGGAGAATCTTTATCTAATAAAGCTTTTAAGCTTAACTCGGTTTTCTGTTCCGATGATACTCATACCCCGGAATAGGGAATAGAGAATTGGGAATAGCAGCAACTTAATTCTCTTCCCCATTCCCCATGCCCTTCAGGAGTGCTGAGTTAGGAGTTATTTTTCTCCCTCATCCCCCTTATCTCCCCATTCCCCATTCCCCATTCCCCATTCCCCTATTATTGATATCCCTGCCAAGGCTTAACTTCCAGCGTGCCACTAGGCTTGAATATCACTTGGAAGTGGGCGAGAGGTTCTTTATTGTTGGGAGCAGCTACATTGGAACCGTAGACAGCGTTGAACATCTGGGGAAGAGGTGTTTCGCGGAAATAGTCAAAGGCAACTTGGTTTAGTGGTTCATAGTCAGCAATTACACCATCTTTGTTGACTGCTACCCGATATTTCAAATCTCGCGTAAAGGTGGGGGTACCACTCCAGGTTTGGCGAACTGTACTATAAAGCTTCTGGTTTAAACCTTTGACTATATTAGAGTCAGTAATTTTTGCACCTACTACCTCTGGTGTCCTAGCATACCCTCGCCAAGGGCTAACTTCTAGCACACCATTTGTATTAAATACTACTCTAAATTGGGCGATCGGTTCATTGGAAATAGAAGGGCGGCTAGCTGGATTGTAAAGTACCTTAGGTAAAGGAGTTTGCCCGACTCCTATATTTGCCTCTTTATTCACCGCTTTATAACCGACGATCGCTCCATCCGCAGCTACACCGAGACGATAGATCAAATCCTGTTGCAATCCTGAGCGATTAGTCCAAGCTGGATGAACTTGATTGTAAACTTGACGATTCAATGCACGCAACTGCGATGGATCAGTAATTTCTGGAACTGTATTTAAAAGTGCTTCTAAATCTTTAACAGCGGGCTTTGTATTAGCTGTGGATGTTGCTGTAGGTGTTGCTGTGGGTGTTGCAGCAGCTGTAGCTGGAGCAGTGATATTGTTTGTGGTAGAGCTAGTTTGCTGATCTGGTTTAGGCTGTGGTGGACGCATTTGGGGAGGTGGAATCAAGTTAAAAGCGATCGCAGCTACTGCTAAACTTGACACACCCACAGCAGCAGGTACAGCCTGCCTGATTACAGCCTGACTAGCACCGCCATAGCGTCTAGTAACAGGTTGTAGTTGTAAGGAAAGTTCCGGTAAAGTTTGGGTATCAGCAAAAAACTGATCCACAGCTTCGACTAAATCAAACAACTGCACCGTATTCAAATCTATTTCGATAGGCGGGCCTTTGGAATTGTTAGAGTTATCGAACCCCTCTGGAGCGCCTTCTGAATATATAATTAACCTATGTCGGTTGCTGTCAATTTTCCGAAACTCTACTAGCTCCGATTCCTGGTTGTGTGCCTGCGGATTGGGGACACTACTTAAAAATTCTTGGGCATAGCCACTAACAGCCCTCACCAAACTTTCAAAAAATTCCCGCCCTCCGGTTAGGGGTTGGTTGTAACCAGATAAATAACATTCTGCATTTACCAATATTGATAATTCCGGGCGCATTTCTTGGAAATGTGCAGCCCTACTGAGATCACTTAACCCTTCTAAAAGCAGTGTACAATTAGGCAAACTGTACTTACGTTGAATGTTCATTCCACTTCACCGTCAAAAAGACTAATCCAGAACCGTTGCATTCCAGCTGTACCAGTACAAAATAGTAATTGTCCTAACAAATTTATCGCTAGTTCATCTAATTTTGCATCAGAAGTTAATGCCAAGACGCCAGAACGTCGAGCATTCATCCGGCTCTTAAAATGCGCTCTAAACCGCTCTAGGTAATTAGATAGGCGCAAATTCTGTTCTAATGGAATCTGCTTTTCTTCCATTTGTTGACAGATCATTAATAACTGGCGAATCACTACAGTTAAACGCCGTGCTATGTAGCAAGCAATGACCACCAGAGCTTTTGCTTCCATGATACTTAAGGGACGGCGGATATGCGCTCTCCGTAGCGGATTAGAGCTACGCATCCGCCATAAATTCACCCTGTCTTTAACAATTCCTTTTAGATCCAACTCTTGAGCAAAAGTTAGGATTGCTTCCGAACCACCAAGCTCTAAAGCTTCAATTGCCAGTAAAATCAGGTCAATTTGCAACCTGGTTCTGCGAGGACACGTTTTAGAAGCGATCGCAGGATCTGGCAAAGTGTCCAGAACCATCGGCAGTGAATCTTGAGTTGGACTGTTGAACGGCGTTAAACTTGCTGAGACATTCATTCTATAAATACCTTGTGCGGTTCCAACAGACTAGATAAAACAAACAAATTTAAGATCGGTAGCCAAGACTTGAGCATTAAACTTGTAGCAGTAGCATGGCTACCTGATATATACATTACTTAACTCTTTCTACTCAAAGTTTTCCCTATATTGAAATCAAAATTTTAAAACATAACTTAATTCACCTCATTTATTTAGCGCAATACCTCTTCTAGCTTGATTTAAATCCTAATTATCGTCAATAAACGGCGAAGCTTCAGCCTCGACCCCCAGCGTATGACATTATAGTGTACGATTTTTCAGGTATCTGAAATTAGGCATTAGGCATTGGGCATCGGTTATTAATTGCTCTCCCTCATCTCCCTCATCTCCCCCTGCCTCCCCTGCTCCCCCATCTGCCCATTCCCCACTCCCCACTCCCCATTTTATGGATTTGAAGTCTCTCGTTCGTGACATCCCAGATTTCCCTAAACCCGGAATTTTATTTCGGGATATTACTACCCTGCTGCGTGATCCAGAAGGACTGCGCTACACTATTGACTTTCTAGCACAAAAATGCAATGAAGCTGGGATAACGGCGGATTATGTCATTGGTATAGAGTCGAGGGGATTTATTTTTGGTTCACCTCTGGCTTATAAATTAGGATCTGGTTTTATTCCCGTCCGCAAAAAAGGTAAGTTACCAGCAGCCGTTCATTCAATTGAATATGAACTAGAGTATGGTACAGACTGCCTAGAAGTGCATCAAGACGGTTTACACCAAGGTAGCCGAATTTTAATTGTGGACGATTTGATTGCCACAGGTGGAACTGCGAGTGCAACAGCAAAGTTAGTGCAGAAGATTGGCTGCGAACTAGTAGGATTTGGGTTTATTATCGAGCTACAGGATTTAGAAGGGCGTAAATATCTGCCAGACGTGCCGATTATCTCTCTAATAGAATATTAGTTATTTGTTATTGGTCATTAGCAAAGGACAAATGACCAATGACAGATGACAAAGGACAAAGGACAAAGGACAAATGACATCTACGAGAATTTCCTTGGAGACAGGTCGGGATTGGCTAATAACGCTAGTCACGAGTGAAACTTTTGTTTATGTAGGAAAGCGTGTATTGCAGGCATTACTGACTTTGTTGTTGGCGTCAGCGTTGTCGTTTTTCATTATTCAACTCGCTCCAGGAGATTATGTAGATACGCTGCGGCAAAATCCGAAGATATCACCAGAAAGAATTGAAGAAATCAAGCGACAATTTGGTTTGGATAAATCTTGGCCAGAACAATTTGGGCTATGGCTATGGCGAATCTTGACAAAAGGTGATTTTGGCACAAGTTTTATTTATCAACGTTCAGTAGCATCGCTGTTGTGGGAACGAGTACCAGCGACTTTGCTATTAGCGATCGCATCTTTAATTGTCACATGGGCGATCGCCATCCCTCTGGGAATCTTTGCTGCTGTTAACCAAAATAAGCTATCAGACCGGGTTTTACAGGTAATTAGCTATGCCGGACAAGGCTTTCCCAGTTTCATCACTGCCTTAGCGCTGCTGGTTTTTGCCCAAATCACCTCTCCTGTGTTCCCAGTGGGTAGCATGACTAGCATTAATCACTCAGAACTAACGTGGTTTGGCAAAATCTTAGATATCGGCTGGCACATGATTTTACCCACGATCGCTCTCTCAATTACTAGTTTTGCTGGTTTACAACGCATCACTCGCGGTGAATTATTGGATGTGCTGCGTCAAGATTACATCCAAACGGCTCGTGCTAAAGGATTGCCAGAAAACCGTGTAATCTACGTTCATGCACTCCGCAACGCCATAAATCCCTTGATTACCTTATTGGGTTTTGAATTAGCTGGTTTATTAAATGGTGCTTTCATTGCCGAATTTTTCTTCAACTGGCCCGGTTTAGGGAGGTTGACTCTACAAGCTTTACAAGCTCAAGATTTATATTTGTTAATGGCAAGCTTGGTAATGGGCGCAGTCTTGCTGATTGCTGGTAATTTAATCGCCGATTTAATGTTAAAAGCTGCCGATCCACGCATTCGCCTAGAAAATCTCAATTAGTCATTAGTCATTAGTCATTAGTCATTAGTCATTAGTCATTAGTCATTAGTCATTAGTCATTGGTTTAACGAACTTTGGGGGTTTAAGTCCCCAGCAAGACAGGCAGCGCGTTTTGTGTCGGGGTATAAATCCCCGTCACAAAACGTAATTGCGAATTGTTTTAACCCCACTCTCCCCATCCTCATCTCTATGCTGTCCGAAGTCTATTACTTGGTGCGCTCAAAAACTGACGGTAATTATCTCATAGCTCGTCCTGACACCGAAACATCAGGTTATTTATTGCTGTTTCAGGAAAACTTTGATGCCCTTAGCTATCTCAACACCCACGCAGCAGAAGTGGCAAATCGCTTTACTGTGGAATCTATTCCACGTACACAGTTAGGAAACTTGCTCAAACGCTGGGGTTTTAGCGGTGTGGGTATTGTGACTGACCCGTTATTGCCCAAGGTTGAGTTTTTACAGCACAGTTAAGCTGTACTTTCTATTTGTTAATTGCATATCGATCATAAATGTTGGGTTTCGTTCCTCAACTAGCAAGAGGAGCGATCGCACTTAATAAAACCAATTTTCTAATTGAAGTTCTTGAAAATCGGCATAGTCTGAAACATTATTTGTTACCAAAATCAGACCATTTACTTTTGCGATCGCTGCAATCTGTCCATCTGGATACGCGGGAGTTTTTCCTATAGTTACCAGTCGCGCTCTTTCTAAAGCAAACCATTCGGCTCCCACGTTATCATAGGGCAGGATAGCAATACTGCTCGGATAAGCAGGGGAGGCAGGGGAAGCAGGGGAGGCAGGGGAGGCAAAAACTCAACGCCAGCCTCCATTTCTCCCCCAGCTATTGAACAGC contains:
- a CDS encoding adenine phosphoribosyltransferase, with product MDLKSLVRDIPDFPKPGILFRDITTLLRDPEGLRYTIDFLAQKCNEAGITADYVIGIESRGFIFGSPLAYKLGSGFIPVRKKGKLPAAVHSIEYELEYGTDCLEVHQDGLHQGSRILIVDDLIATGGTASATAKLVQKIGCELVGFGFIIELQDLEGRKYLPDVPIISLIEY
- a CDS encoding toxin-antitoxin system HicB family antitoxin, giving the protein MDFCEKLARLAIEAAEQNVSLNRYVSLKLAC
- a CDS encoding ABC transporter permease; translation: MTSTRISLETGRDWLITLVTSETFVYVGKRVLQALLTLLLASALSFFIIQLAPGDYVDTLRQNPKISPERIEEIKRQFGLDKSWPEQFGLWLWRILTKGDFGTSFIYQRSVASLLWERVPATLLLAIASLIVTWAIAIPLGIFAAVNQNKLSDRVLQVISYAGQGFPSFITALALLVFAQITSPVFPVGSMTSINHSELTWFGKILDIGWHMILPTIALSITSFAGLQRITRGELLDVLRQDYIQTARAKGLPENRVIYVHALRNAINPLITLLGFELAGLLNGAFIAEFFFNWPGLGRLTLQALQAQDLYLLMASLVMGAVLLIAGNLIADLMLKAADPRIRLENLN
- a CDS encoding DUF3038 domain-containing protein, producing MNVSASLTPFNSPTQDSLPMVLDTLPDPAIASKTCPRRTRLQIDLILLAIEALELGGSEAILTFAQELDLKGIVKDRVNLWRMRSSNPLRRAHIRRPLSIMEAKALVVIACYIARRLTVVIRQLLMICQQMEEKQIPLEQNLRLSNYLERFRAHFKSRMNARRSGVLALTSDAKLDELAINLLGQLLFCTGTAGMQRFWISLFDGEVE
- a CDS encoding transglycosylase domain-containing protein; this encodes MSSPQPPHKPQTLLGQLTQAVHTIQARVDFSKLALKPNAKVPELWVQDAGADKAEVYPLLGDRYILGRSSKSSDIVIRNPVVSQIHLSLSRNSTQRTPVFVIKDENSTNGIYRGKRRVNSLELRHGDILTLGPPELAASVRLQYVDPPAWYVKAASWTAYGVGGTSALLALVIGVEWLKFQVKPLPTATRAPVVVYARDGATPLREPRTTSHVDMKRLEEFGPYLPAAVVASEDSRYYWHFGVDPVGILRAVLINSRSGDVQQGASTVTQQVARSLFREYVGRQDTLGRKLREAVVALKLETFYSKDEILLMYLNRVFLGGDTSGFEDASRYYFEKPAKELTLAEAATLVGILPAPNAFDFCGDGPNKLEAAEYRNRVIKRLLEMGKIKPEDANRARRSTVQISPKVCEQQAKTIAPYFYSYVFSELESILGEGAAREGNYIIETKLDPAIQSQAEAALNNSVNNAGRNFNFSQGAVVTLDSSTGSILAMVGGTDYRKSQFNRAVQAKRQPGSTFKIFAYTAAIQQGIPESKSYSCAALPWQGFTYKPCRAGAGATLDIATGLALSENPIALRVAREIGLNKVVAMAQNLGIKSTLDPVPGLVLGQSVVNVLEMTGAFGAISNGGVRNPPHAINRILDSGDCGDRNDIKTCRVIYSFDQDPDANRRVLSNGVADEMTSLMRGVVTRGTGRSAAIGLGEAGKTGTTDKNVDLWFIGFIPSRRLVTGVWLGNDDNSPTSGSSAQAAQLWGNYMRRITR
- a CDS encoding DUF4335 domain-containing protein, encoding MNIQRKYSLPNCTLLLEGLSDLSRAAHFQEMRPELSILVNAECYLSGYNQPLTGGREFFESLVRAVSGYAQEFLSSVPNPQAHNQESELVEFRKIDSNRHRLIIYSEGAPEGFDNSNNSKGPPIEIDLNTVQLFDLVEAVDQFFADTQTLPELSLQLQPVTRRYGGASQAVIRQAVPAAVGVSSLAVAAIAFNLIPPPQMRPPQPKPDQQTSSTTNNITAPATAAATPTATPTATSTANTKPAVKDLEALLNTVPEITDPSQLRALNRQVYNQVHPAWTNRSGLQQDLIYRLGVAADGAIVGYKAVNKEANIGVGQTPLPKVLYNPASRPSISNEPIAQFRVVFNTNGVLEVSPWRGYARTPEVVGAKITDSNIVKGLNQKLYSTVRQTWSGTPTFTRDLKYRVAVNKDGVIADYEPLNQVAFDYFRETPLPQMFNAVYGSNVAAPNNKEPLAHFQVIFKPSGTLEVKPWQGYQ